A stretch of the Phycisphaerales bacterium genome encodes the following:
- a CDS encoding glycosyltransferase encodes MVQVKRSIPATVDPSESSFRPVVVIPTYNNAQTLMDVVERAERAQLPLIVVDDGSTDRTPALLADWKGFGFVITHDRNKGKAAALQTAFAFAQESEFTHAITLDSDGQLAPEQIEDFVEAARSHQHDFIIGNRNDQSDDYPARSRIGRRLQNLAVRVQCGATVGDTLCGYRAYPLEMFDVICVKSGGFAFEIEVVTRAVWSGFHIRDIPIRCRYFTDEKRVSHYRFFRDWTHALLVHIYLLFRRLIPLPVRQGAHVSRRQKVDAFVIIRNLIWWLRPDVLWFQARESHLERAVLGGAIGLGAFTACLPAFGIQIALGLYFAVRLHAGSFLSVGIGMLLLLSPIGPALHMAAFWVGHIILLGLLPMPANLSAALTPDGITILELLRWLIGGIVLGGLLGTVVGCAMNGLMLWIPYKRKLPSSAITVHS; translated from the coding sequence ATGGTCCAAGTCAAACGATCAATTCCGGCGACTGTAGACCCATCAGAATCAAGTTTTCGACCAGTTGTTGTTATTCCTACTTATAACAATGCCCAAACACTCATGGATGTTGTAGAGCGTGCAGAGCGAGCCCAGCTGCCACTCATTGTGGTTGATGATGGTTCGACAGATCGAACGCCCGCTTTGCTCGCTGATTGGAAGGGCTTTGGATTTGTTATTACACATGATCGAAATAAGGGCAAAGCGGCGGCGCTGCAGACAGCATTTGCGTTTGCTCAGGAGAGCGAGTTTACTCACGCTATTACGCTAGACTCGGATGGGCAGCTGGCACCAGAGCAGATTGAAGACTTTGTAGAAGCGGCGCGAAGTCATCAACATGACTTTATTATTGGTAACCGTAATGATCAATCCGATGATTACCCGGCTCGGAGTCGAATTGGACGTCGCCTTCAAAATCTTGCTGTGCGTGTTCAGTGTGGGGCGACTGTTGGGGATACTTTGTGCGGCTATCGCGCCTATCCACTGGAAATGTTTGATGTTATTTGCGTGAAATCAGGTGGATTTGCATTTGAAATTGAAGTGGTGACCCGCGCGGTATGGTCCGGGTTTCACATTCGTGATATACCGATCCGATGTCGGTACTTCACAGATGAAAAACGAGTTAGTCACTATCGTTTTTTTCGTGATTGGACACATGCACTACTTGTGCATATCTACTTACTTTTTCGTAGGCTCATTCCTTTGCCAGTACGTCAGGGAGCACATGTATCTAGGCGTCAGAAAGTTGACGCTTTCGTGATCATTAGAAATCTTATCTGGTGGCTCAGGCCAGATGTGTTGTGGTTCCAAGCACGAGAGAGTCATCTTGAACGTGCAGTCTTAGGAGGCGCAATCGGTTTGGGCGCATTCACAGCATGTTTGCCAGCTTTTGGAATTCAGATTGCCCTGGGTCTCTATTTTGCAGTTCGATTGCATGCGGGCAGTTTTCTATCAGTGGGCATAGGTATGCTATTGCTCCTATCACCGATCGGGCCTGCTTTGCATATGGCAGCATTCTGGGTAGGGCATATCATTCTGCTGGGTCTATTGCCCATGCCTGCTAATTTATCTGCAGCACTCACGCCAGATGGAATCACAATTCTTGAGCTATTACGATGGCTGATTGGTGGAATTGTACTCGGGGGTTTGTTGGGGACTGTGGTGGGATGTGCTATGAATGGCTTGATGTTATGGATTCCTTATAAAAGAAAACTGCCTTCATCTGCCATAACAGTGCATTCCTAA
- a CDS encoding class I adenylate-forming enzyme family protein, with translation MAQELIEHVNRHADMQRATIFAQQLNGHSALRSISYGDFHDLVSGWVCKLDNELPPGSTVSLYSPNSIDFLVVFAAILASGRVAFPLHPHLTIDEVCDAYIQSNAKAVITPASQLSNFVSDRCLTIDLDDHPPRSANCLDPQRAHSAGLYLQSSGTTGLPKIVHRMASSLDAVARTLTNILTLTTEDCVLAVVPMCHSYGVENALLAPIYSGARVHIAQGFSLDVTIHEFEKEDVTIFPCVPFIFESLASVDFKTTERLRHVFSAGAPLPLKIQNAFSERFGSPIEHLYGASEVGTITFNPRHLAATHPNSVGKVVPGVEIRILDTKTPDINKPLEIGETGQIAVSSDAMLSDYVGHHKEDITDGFFLTGDLGSVDAEGYLYLTGRVKLQIDVGGLKVNPLEVEQELTNLKGIREAVVLPLPVTSTLYRLRAVIVLDAETDSISVETIRTALRTRLAPHKIPRVFEFHESLPRSPTGKILRLEVPAPCE, from the coding sequence ATGGCCCAAGAATTAATCGAACATGTAAATCGACATGCTGATATGCAACGGGCAACGATCTTTGCCCAGCAACTTAATGGTCATTCGGCACTTCGCTCAATAAGCTACGGCGACTTTCATGACCTCGTTTCTGGATGGGTCTGTAAACTTGATAACGAGCTTCCGCCTGGCAGCACCGTATCGCTATATAGCCCCAACTCTATAGACTTTTTGGTTGTCTTTGCCGCCATTTTAGCATCTGGCCGAGTCGCTTTTCCATTACACCCCCACTTAACGATTGATGAAGTATGTGATGCTTATATCCAATCCAATGCAAAAGCGGTCATTACACCAGCATCGCAACTTTCAAACTTTGTTTCGGACCGTTGTCTCACCATCGACCTTGACGATCATCCACCTCGTAGTGCCAATTGTTTAGATCCGCAACGCGCCCATTCTGCCGGACTCTATTTGCAAAGCTCAGGTACCACGGGACTTCCCAAGATTGTCCATCGCATGGCCTCTTCTCTAGATGCTGTTGCAAGAACACTCACAAACATACTTACACTCACAACAGAAGACTGCGTATTGGCAGTTGTTCCTATGTGCCACTCATATGGCGTTGAGAATGCCTTATTGGCTCCGATTTATTCAGGTGCTCGCGTTCACATTGCACAGGGTTTTTCACTTGACGTAACCATTCATGAATTCGAAAAAGAAGACGTCACTATTTTTCCATGCGTACCTTTTATCTTTGAATCTCTGGCAAGCGTTGACTTTAAAACAACTGAACGATTAAGACATGTGTTCTCCGCTGGGGCACCACTACCATTGAAGATACAAAATGCCTTTTCTGAACGATTTGGATCACCAATCGAACATCTCTATGGTGCCAGTGAAGTCGGGACCATCACATTCAACCCAAGACACTTAGCTGCTACTCACCCTAATAGTGTCGGCAAGGTTGTCCCAGGCGTGGAGATCCGCATTCTTGATACAAAAACACCAGACATTAATAAGCCACTCGAGATTGGAGAAACTGGTCAAATAGCTGTCTCATCAGATGCAATGCTGAGCGATTATGTAGGTCATCACAAAGAAGATATCACCGATGGGTTTTTCCTCACTGGCGATCTTGGATCGGTTGATGCTGAGGGCTATCTGTATTTGACTGGTCGCGTAAAACTTCAGATTGATGTGGGTGGACTTAAAGTCAATCCACTGGAAGTCGAACAGGAGCTTACCAATCTTAAAGGGATTCGAGAGGCTGTCGTATTACCACTACCTGTGACCTCAACGCTCTATCGCCTAAGAGCTGTGATTGTTCTCGATGCTGAAACAGATTCTATTTCAGTAGAAACAATTAGGACTGCTCTTCGGACACGCCTTGCACCCCATAAGATTCCACGTGTCTTTGAGTTTCATGAATCTCTTCCACGCTCTCCAACAGGAAAAATCCTGCGCCTTGAGGTGCCTGCCCCATGCGAATAG
- a CDS encoding beta-ketoacyl-[acyl-carrier-protein] synthase family protein, with protein sequence MRGKPKILISGAAAITSLGRNRRETWQAILAGTSGIGPMPAIESPLDTGDDGGQAHDISDEMMTGPDRTEKYMRRAILDAIADAGFIDSIPYAPARCGIILGTTLGGMRFGGEFLRSGNPGNFANAFPAATMANAIAELDINGLMTTTSSACASGLSTVALGITLLQTGKLDLVLAGGYDPISEFSYSGFRSLRLVSEGPLRPMTKDRTGMKVAEGYGIVLLERMQDAHNRNWRGFAQVVGHGETSDAHHLTQPSPDGSGASRAIEEALSRANLKPTDISMIAAHATSTPNNDAAERAAYCNVFEESLKEIPLVSFKSFIGHSLGAAGAIELILSGMAIEEQCVPTTKNVRPEMLEFPEIRMIFDQPLQTPLQHTLNVSLGFGGANACLILSSPEEITTKPTEVELSEPSLIAPRKVCITGVGIVLPDAIGNEAFKSRLEHRNGFRLADSLEMISDDQISNLINARKARRLSAFSKLLVAAGTSAMQDAQIEPGSASDMHVVVGSQFGAAEYSALFYQQVIDEGINAGNPLLFAESVPNVGSAQLSLLLGLQGASFSLVGARTNGLEALHIAAACIASGRWDRVIVAAAEESYDTLINGHAHFGLRSEAEGSLPFDTGSGFLNGPGAVAIILETEESAKFRGVDSRGTLLSSATERGTRGDGRGLTKAVSNVLDRIGTTSNIMTSANGTVLDRIERAGIRRCIQSESISKPEVSSIYGYMAETFSVMPLASMAAVLLTGRMPHLLGPARDLGAYLKPAHTTSIGAFSVLCTDITGIAASAHLTVEPRANQS encoded by the coding sequence GTGAGAGGCAAGCCAAAGATACTTATCTCTGGTGCTGCTGCGATCACATCTTTAGGTCGCAACCGCAGAGAGACATGGCAAGCGATTCTTGCAGGTACCAGCGGCATTGGTCCAATGCCAGCAATCGAGAGCCCATTAGACACCGGTGATGACGGTGGTCAGGCCCATGACATTTCTGATGAGATGATGACCGGACCGGACCGAACAGAAAAGTACATGCGACGGGCCATACTTGATGCAATTGCTGATGCAGGCTTCATTGATTCAATTCCATACGCACCTGCTAGATGCGGCATTATTCTGGGCACCACTCTCGGTGGCATGCGTTTTGGTGGTGAATTTTTAAGATCAGGTAATCCGGGCAACTTTGCAAATGCTTTTCCCGCTGCAACAATGGCTAACGCAATCGCTGAACTAGACATTAATGGACTCATGACCACGACTTCTTCAGCTTGTGCCTCAGGTCTTTCTACCGTCGCCTTGGGAATCACGCTTTTGCAAACAGGAAAACTTGATCTGGTATTGGCTGGGGGATACGACCCTATCAGTGAATTTTCCTACAGTGGCTTCCGTTCATTACGATTGGTGTCTGAAGGGCCATTGCGTCCCATGACAAAAGATCGAACTGGCATGAAAGTCGCTGAGGGATATGGGATCGTCCTTCTTGAACGCATGCAAGATGCCCACAACCGGAACTGGCGTGGTTTTGCTCAAGTTGTTGGGCATGGCGAAACATCTGATGCTCATCACTTAACTCAGCCATCACCAGATGGATCTGGTGCATCCCGCGCTATCGAAGAAGCGCTAAGTCGAGCAAATCTTAAACCCACAGATATCAGCATGATTGCGGCACATGCTACCTCGACTCCAAATAATGATGCGGCAGAGCGAGCGGCTTACTGCAACGTCTTTGAAGAATCTCTCAAAGAAATACCACTGGTTTCCTTTAAGAGTTTTATAGGACACTCACTCGGCGCTGCTGGTGCGATTGAGCTCATTCTTTCCGGCATGGCGATAGAAGAACAATGTGTGCCCACGACCAAAAATGTGCGACCAGAAATGCTGGAGTTTCCTGAAATTCGAATGATCTTTGATCAGCCACTCCAGACGCCTCTTCAACACACACTTAATGTATCACTCGGTTTCGGTGGAGCCAATGCATGCCTGATCCTCTCCTCGCCTGAAGAAATAACAACCAAGCCAACGGAAGTCGAACTAAGCGAACCATCTTTGATTGCACCACGGAAGGTTTGCATTACTGGCGTAGGTATTGTCTTACCAGATGCAATTGGTAATGAAGCGTTCAAAAGCAGGCTAGAACATCGCAATGGATTTCGTCTTGCTGATTCTCTCGAAATGATTAGCGACGACCAGATTTCCAATTTGATTAATGCACGAAAAGCCAGAAGGCTCAGTGCTTTTTCTAAGCTACTTGTTGCTGCTGGAACGAGCGCTATGCAAGATGCTCAAATTGAACCTGGCTCTGCAAGCGATATGCATGTCGTTGTTGGGAGCCAGTTTGGTGCTGCAGAGTACTCCGCACTGTTCTACCAACAAGTTATTGATGAAGGCATTAATGCCGGCAATCCACTTCTCTTTGCAGAAAGTGTTCCGAATGTAGGCAGTGCCCAACTTAGTCTACTACTGGGACTCCAAGGCGCTTCGTTTTCACTTGTCGGCGCCCGTACCAATGGACTAGAAGCATTACATATTGCCGCTGCTTGTATTGCTTCTGGCCGATGGGATCGCGTCATTGTCGCGGCTGCCGAGGAATCATACGACACGCTCATTAATGGCCATGCACACTTTGGCTTACGATCAGAAGCGGAAGGTAGCCTGCCATTTGATACTGGATCTGGGTTCTTAAATGGCCCTGGCGCCGTCGCCATCATTCTTGAAACCGAAGAGTCAGCGAAGTTCCGTGGCGTTGATAGTCGAGGCACTCTATTGAGTAGTGCTACTGAGAGAGGGACGCGCGGCGATGGACGCGGGCTCACCAAGGCCGTCAGCAATGTACTGGATCGCATCGGCACCACATCAAATATTATGACCTCTGCGAATGGCACTGTATTGGACCGTATTGAGCGAGCTGGTATTCGGCGTTGCATACAGAGTGAATCAATTAGCAAACCAGAGGTCTCCAGCATCTATGGCTATATGGCTGAGACATTTAGCGTCATGCCTCTTGCATCGATGGCTGCGGTTCTCTTGACCGGCCGCATGCCCCATCTCCTGGGACCTGCCCGTGATTTAGGGGCGTACCTCAAACCAGCCCACACAACCTCAATAGGAGCTTTTAGCGTGCTTTGCACAGACATCACAGGCATCGCCGCCTCTGCTCACCTCACTGTTGAACCACGGGCAAACCAGTCATGA
- a CDS encoding MMPL family transporter, whose protein sequence is MSMEPTQRKVTGDKWLLRHPWLITFIWGIVIAAGVVSITRLRPSATLDQLISSHAPAAQALGSVLTEFSSIDELTLLVSLPDNTSPVSSQSIRNDVDQKLLPYANRLRYAIEEDPTAKSMVTSFIASEEDEQDTNAYIKEVMAPAAYQYLDQGEREVLKALLTPSAMKRQFDRLARLAAAPGPGAEQLLAESVNDPLQLRTLVFDNATPSKSPFQNFPGLNAQISADGRHLIIRITGAKPSNDLSFAADFTSKIRSLAHTANTDKLTIGLTGGYAIAAASQDAVRSDLIISIVCSVLFVQLLFLLVYRHLLIFLVAIIPVAGAIVIAFGVYGLIAPNLTPLTAVIGALITGLGVDYCIHFLSSYDRFRVVSKTPQYAAALAGTAVRRPIFVAAISSIIGILAISQASVAALRQFALIGGLGLIAALIAALTLLPALLVLIEKLPLRWSVRIDDHIGFQHIARPIEKHPRAWVFVIGIVWCLGLALWISNSNALIFFESDLRSMHPSPNPTLELQDEILTHFGTAPGVLLIKVEASNETTLLQRVHAITNRLDMPTARAAGIQNVLSVASLLPPQTTELSTTSSLTFDLDQIITDFRYQVDQSPFTQDTFSEYTDYLRTLLTPSEAPTLNDLNRFPALANRFLPTTQTAGQYQSLMIVLVDQILKQRRARDHVIVTIQDTLSDIPEATLTGISVLGYESELLVRRDLPVLIVIAAIAIGIFLLFMFRRLDDLLLLLIPVGFGLTFVLLAMSITGTGFNMINLLAIPLLIGIGVDDGIFIMSIDRVRRARKPHEAAETYAASCHAITMTTFTTALAIGALALTSVPAIAALGWMTAIGVFGCLIATIGLLLPILLIREARQRS, encoded by the coding sequence ATGAGTATGGAGCCCACTCAAAGAAAAGTCACAGGTGACAAGTGGTTACTCCGGCACCCATGGCTTATCACTTTCATTTGGGGCATCGTTATAGCAGCAGGCGTCGTAAGCATCACTCGCCTGCGCCCATCAGCCACCCTCGATCAACTCATTTCGAGTCATGCACCTGCGGCACAAGCCCTCGGCAGTGTGCTGACTGAATTCTCTAGTATCGATGAACTAACGCTATTAGTCAGTTTGCCAGACAATACAAGCCCAGTTTCAAGCCAAAGCATACGCAATGATGTTGATCAAAAACTTCTGCCATATGCGAATCGCTTGCGCTATGCCATTGAAGAGGATCCTACTGCCAAGAGCATGGTCACATCATTCATTGCCTCCGAAGAGGACGAGCAAGACACCAACGCTTACATCAAAGAGGTCATGGCACCAGCAGCCTATCAGTACCTTGACCAAGGAGAACGGGAAGTTCTCAAAGCACTTTTGACGCCGTCAGCGATGAAACGTCAATTCGATCGCTTAGCCCGCCTCGCTGCCGCGCCAGGACCAGGTGCTGAGCAACTCTTAGCTGAGTCAGTCAATGACCCACTACAACTCCGAACGCTTGTGTTTGATAACGCCACTCCCAGCAAATCTCCATTCCAGAACTTTCCGGGACTTAACGCTCAGATTTCTGCTGACGGGCGCCACCTGATTATTCGCATTACTGGCGCTAAGCCTTCGAATGATTTATCCTTCGCGGCTGATTTTACCTCTAAGATTCGCTCCCTTGCTCATACAGCCAATACTGACAAACTCACTATTGGACTCACCGGTGGATATGCCATTGCTGCCGCAAGCCAAGATGCGGTTCGATCTGATCTCATTATCAGCATTGTTTGCTCAGTTCTATTTGTGCAGTTGCTTTTTCTACTCGTCTACCGACACCTTCTCATCTTTCTTGTTGCAATTATTCCTGTTGCTGGAGCGATCGTCATCGCTTTTGGTGTGTATGGGCTAATCGCACCAAACCTTACACCACTGACCGCTGTCATCGGAGCACTCATCACTGGCCTGGGTGTTGATTACTGCATTCACTTTCTATCAAGTTACGATCGTTTTCGCGTTGTATCTAAAACACCACAGTATGCTGCCGCACTTGCAGGCACTGCGGTACGACGGCCTATCTTTGTAGCTGCTATAAGTTCTATTATTGGCATTCTTGCTATTAGCCAAGCAAGTGTTGCTGCGCTTCGTCAATTTGCACTTATTGGGGGCCTTGGACTCATCGCAGCACTTATCGCTGCATTAACACTCTTGCCCGCATTGCTCGTACTTATTGAAAAACTACCACTACGTTGGTCGGTCCGAATAGATGATCACATCGGATTCCAGCATATAGCTCGCCCAATCGAGAAGCATCCTCGTGCATGGGTTTTTGTGATTGGAATAGTGTGGTGCCTCGGACTGGCTCTCTGGATCAGCAATTCTAATGCTCTCATTTTCTTTGAATCTGATTTGCGTTCTATGCACCCATCACCAAATCCAACTCTTGAACTACAAGATGAAATACTCACACACTTTGGTACCGCTCCAGGTGTACTTCTCATCAAGGTAGAAGCCAGTAATGAAACCACATTACTGCAACGCGTCCATGCCATTACAAATAGGCTTGATATGCCAACGGCACGAGCTGCGGGCATTCAGAATGTCCTGAGCGTCGCCTCACTCTTGCCACCCCAGACAACTGAATTGAGTACCACATCATCACTTACCTTTGATCTAGATCAGATTATTACGGACTTTAGGTACCAGGTAGATCAATCACCCTTTACCCAAGATACTTTCAGTGAATATACGGACTATCTACGTACGCTTCTTACGCCTTCTGAAGCACCGACGCTTAACGATCTAAATAGATTCCCTGCGCTTGCCAATCGTTTTTTACCGACGACACAAACCGCCGGACAATATCAGAGCCTTATGATTGTGCTTGTTGACCAGATCTTAAAGCAACGCCGTGCACGCGATCATGTCATTGTCACTATCCAAGATACTCTTTCAGATATTCCAGAGGCGACTCTGACTGGCATTTCTGTTTTGGGTTATGAAAGTGAACTACTGGTACGAAGAGATTTGCCCGTGCTTATTGTCATTGCAGCAATCGCTATTGGAATCTTTTTGTTGTTTATGTTCAGGCGTCTCGATGATTTATTACTGCTCTTGATTCCTGTTGGCTTCGGATTGACCTTTGTATTACTAGCCATGAGCATTACTGGCACTGGCTTTAACATGATTAACTTACTGGCTATCCCACTGCTCATTGGGATTGGTGTTGATGATGGAATTTTTATTATGAGCATCGATCGTGTACGCCGTGCCCGTAAGCCCCACGAGGCAGCAGAAACCTACGCAGCGAGTTGTCATGCAATCACTATGACAACTTTCACAACAGCTCTTGCAATTGGCGCACTCGCTCTAACAAGCGTCCCAGCGATCGCTGCACTTGGTTGGATGACCGCTATTGGTGTTTTCGGCTGTCTTATAGCGACGATCGGCTTACTTCTGCCAATTCTACTCATACGCGAAGCTAGGCAGCGCTCATGA
- a CDS encoding DUF418 domain-containing protein: protein MPYPASLNPNSESHTEIAGTLELPGSRALRIQGYDVARGLAFIGMVLVNFEIVFTAAGAQSSIFMEFFAGRASALFVLLAGVGISLMTRGAIQKDPLSGLRKVRWIYLKRAAFLLVIGYAWQPLWEADILHYYAFYIGIAALFLTVDSVALWVMALLSVAIFGFIFSWIPYTEGWNFKTYSHPDFWTWGGQLKNLLYNGWHPLFPWLSFVFVGLWIGRLNARRLSVQLSLIGSGIAAIVIAYLLMLWLQPSVTLFDGMDGIFEAAFWDTESIPPGPLYVLSATGSAVAVIGICLLVVPWLGRLATPLVRTGQMALTLYLAHVLLGIGPFVGSNEEAAAMAWPNPSIVWFWISFSIGSIIFATLWLHWFRRGPLEWVMRKLCG from the coding sequence ATGCCTTACCCAGCTTCACTCAATCCTAACTCCGAGTCTCATACGGAGATAGCTGGCACACTTGAGTTACCTGGCTCTCGAGCCTTGCGAATTCAAGGCTATGACGTGGCTCGTGGGCTGGCCTTTATTGGCATGGTTCTTGTCAACTTTGAAATTGTTTTCACTGCCGCTGGCGCTCAATCAAGTATTTTCATGGAATTTTTTGCTGGCCGGGCCAGTGCGCTATTTGTGTTGCTCGCTGGTGTCGGCATCAGCCTAATGACGCGTGGAGCGATTCAAAAGGATCCATTGAGCGGGCTAAGAAAAGTTCGCTGGATCTATCTAAAACGAGCCGCTTTTCTTCTCGTGATTGGTTACGCCTGGCAACCTCTTTGGGAAGCCGATATTTTACATTACTACGCTTTTTATATCGGCATTGCGGCGCTGTTCCTGACGGTTGATAGTGTAGCGCTTTGGGTTATGGCCCTTCTGAGTGTCGCCATCTTCGGATTCATCTTTTCATGGATTCCTTACACAGAAGGTTGGAACTTTAAGACTTACTCTCATCCAGACTTTTGGACCTGGGGCGGCCAGCTCAAAAACCTTCTCTACAATGGATGGCATCCATTATTCCCATGGTTGTCATTTGTGTTTGTTGGCTTATGGATTGGTCGGCTCAATGCTCGCCGACTTTCTGTACAGCTGTCTTTAATCGGTAGTGGCATCGCCGCCATAGTGATCGCCTACTTGCTTATGTTGTGGCTACAGCCTTCGGTTACCTTGTTCGATGGTATGGATGGTATTTTTGAGGCCGCATTCTGGGACACAGAGTCAATTCCACCTGGCCCGCTTTACGTTCTATCAGCGACTGGCTCAGCCGTAGCGGTCATCGGTATTTGCCTCCTTGTTGTGCCATGGCTGGGAAGATTGGCGACACCTCTAGTCAGAACCGGGCAAATGGCTCTTACGCTCTATCTCGCTCATGTACTCCTTGGTATCGGCCCATTTGTTGGAAGTAATGAAGAAGCAGCTGCAATGGCCTGGCCAAACCCGAGCATCGTATGGTTTTGGATCAGTTTTTCTATTGGATCAATCATATTCGCTACCCTTTGGCTGCATTGGTTCCGCCGAGGGCCTCTGGAATGGGTCATGAGAAAACTCTGTGGTTGA
- the serA gene encoding phosphoglycerate dehydrogenase: MARNPQNEILLLEDIHPVADEILTDAGLRIRRQASALDAGELQKLAAQTAFLGIRSKTTIDESVLKALPDLLGIACFCIGTNQVNLRTAARNGSVVFNAPFSNTRSVAEMTISEVIALHRRLFDRSARIHSGHWFKSARDAHEVRGRTLGIIGYGHIGSQVSVLAEALGMKVVYYDVASKMPLGNAQPMDSLKKVLAVADVVTLHVPATPATATMIGKKELSQMKRGAMLINNARGSIVDIVALADAIKNGSVGGAALDVYPEEPTTNDAPFDCMLAGLPNVVLTPHIGGSTEEAQESIARDVALKIARFFNTGTTTNAVNVPEVELPLRREDQLRILHFHHNVPGVLSTINGILADLSVNINAEYLQSNADVSYVILDIDDHDESIISTKLQEIPETIRIRFLR, translated from the coding sequence TTGGCCCGCAACCCACAAAACGAAATTCTGCTGCTCGAAGACATACATCCTGTAGCTGATGAGATTCTTACTGATGCTGGTCTGCGCATTAGGCGCCAAGCAAGTGCTCTTGATGCTGGTGAACTACAGAAGCTTGCCGCTCAGACTGCTTTCTTGGGAATCCGATCCAAGACAACAATCGATGAATCCGTACTAAAGGCCCTGCCTGATTTACTCGGTATTGCCTGTTTTTGCATAGGCACAAATCAAGTGAATCTAAGAACGGCTGCCCGCAACGGATCTGTTGTTTTTAACGCACCGTTTTCAAACACACGCAGTGTGGCCGAAATGACAATTTCAGAAGTCATTGCATTACATCGGAGGCTCTTCGACCGAAGTGCACGAATCCACTCAGGACATTGGTTTAAGTCGGCTCGTGATGCACACGAAGTGAGAGGTCGAACACTTGGGATTATCGGGTACGGCCATATTGGTTCACAAGTCTCTGTTCTCGCAGAAGCATTGGGCATGAAAGTTGTTTACTACGACGTTGCTTCGAAAATGCCGCTTGGCAATGCTCAGCCCATGGACTCGCTCAAAAAGGTTCTTGCCGTTGCAGATGTCGTGACACTCCATGTACCGGCAACACCTGCAACAGCTACCATGATTGGGAAGAAAGAACTCAGTCAAATGAAACGCGGAGCTATGCTGATCAATAATGCGCGAGGCAGCATTGTTGATATCGTTGCACTCGCGGACGCAATTAAGAATGGTTCTGTGGGAGGTGCTGCTCTTGATGTCTATCCCGAAGAGCCCACAACAAATGATGCACCATTTGACTGCATGTTGGCAGGCCTACCAAACGTCGTGCTTACGCCACACATAGGTGGTAGTACTGAAGAAGCTCAAGAGAGCATTGCACGTGATGTCGCACTCAAGATTGCTCGTTTTTTCAACACTGGCACAACCACCAATGCGGTTAATGTTCCAGAGGTAGAACTACCACTGCGCCGAGAAGACCAGCTTCGGATTCTGCACTTTCACCACAATGTGCCAGGCGTCCTTAGCACCATCAACGGTATTCTGGCAGATCTCAGCGTCAATATTAATGCTGAGTATCTACAAAGTAATGCTGACGTCAGTTATGTCATTCTCGACATAGATGACCATGATGAGTCCATCATCAGCACAAAACTTCAAGAGATACCAGAAACGATCCGCATTCGTTTTCTTCGTTGA